The Coleofasciculus chthonoplastes PCC 7420 sequence GTTTGATGACCCTGGTTTGGGGTTAGTCGATATCACTCAGTCCATTTGGGGAACCTATCTCCATGGTTTATTTGATAATGGTCCCTGGCGACGGGCGTGGTTGAATCAACTGCGACATCAACGCGGACTTCCGTCTTTGCCAACGGGTATTCCGGACTATCGAGAGCAGCGCGAAGTAGTGTTGAATTCTTTAGCAGATAGCGTAGAGGCTCATTTGGATTTAAGCACTATCATACCTAACTTGACGTGAGTTAATAGCAAACCTGTTCATGAGTGTTACCATTCGATTTTTACCCGATGATGTCACGATTAATGCAGAAGTGGGAGAACCGCTACTGCAAGTGGCTCAACGCGCTGGCGTTTTCATTCCCACAGGATGCCTGATGGGTTCCTGTCATGCTTGTGAGGTTGAGATTAACGACGGGGAAACGATTTGTGCCTGTATCTCGGCTGTACCACCGGGTCAGGAACAGCTTACGATTAATCTCTATAGTGATTCAACCTGGTAAGTTATTGGTCATTTATAGCGCTACGCGCTGAGCAATGGGCAATGGGCAACACCTCGGCTTCGCTCGGTGTTTCATAGGCTTTCTTTGAAGAAAAACGCTTACCTTAGAAGGGATTGAGCGATTTGATGTTTTCTGCCTTCTTGCATTAGAAAATACCCAGCCTGAGAGAGTCATTTCACTCCTGTGAATCACCATCAGGAGGATGCCATCCCCCACGAACCCAAAGGCGACGAGCTTTCACAATGGAACCATCATTATGAGAATCATCATTCAAATCCAACCGTTCACATGTGGCTCGACCCACAGAGG is a genomic window containing:
- a CDS encoding 2Fe-2S iron-sulfur cluster-binding protein, which codes for MSVTIRFLPDDVTINAEVGEPLLQVAQRAGVFIPTGCLMGSCHACEVEINDGETICACISAVPPGQEQLTINLYSDSTW